The genomic region ACCGCCCTGCTTGCTGTCGTCGGTTTCAGCGAACTGACGCTGGTAACCCGTCAGGCGGCCGGTGCGACCAAGGCTTATCTGCTTTTCTTCTGCGCGGCCGGCGCGCTCTATCTTGCGCTGACGCTCGTGTCCAACATCTTCATCGGCGCATTGGAAAGGCATGCCAGGCGCGGTTTCGTGGAGCAGCGATGACCAACGAAACGACGCACGCCCTCGCCATTACTCCCGAGGACCTGCCGAAGGGCGAGAACTTCTTCAAGCCTCACCGTATCGCTCTCATCCTCTTCGCCGCTGCACTGATCGTCGCCGTCGCCTTCCTGATGCGTTGGGACTGGCTGCCGCGTTACCTGCCGAGGCTCGGCTGGGGCATCCTTGTCAGCATGGTGATGCTGTTCAGCACGTCGATCCTCGGATTCCTGCTCGCAGTGCCGCTGGGCCTCGTCCAGGTTACCGGCCCTTGGTACCTGAAGGGTCTTGCCCGGATCTTCTGTACGGTCATCCGCGGGACGCCGCTGCTCCTGCAACTGTGGCTGCTCTATTACGGGCTGGGCTCGCTGTTTCCGCAATTTCCGGCGATCCGCCACTCGTTTCTCTGGCCTTATCTGCGTGAAGCCTGGCCTTATGGCGTCGCGGCGCTCACCATCTCCTTCGCCGCCTACGAGGGCGAAGTTATGCGCGGCGCCTTTGCCGGCGTGCCAGCCGGCGAGTTGGAGGCAGCGCGGGCCTATGGCATGAGCCGCTGGATTATGTTCCGGCGGATCTGGCTGCCGCGTGCGATCCACCGCGCTCTCCCGACGCTCAACGGCGAGACCGTGTTGCAGCTCAAGTCGACGCCCCTGGTTGCGACGATCACCGTCGTCGATGTCTATGCGGTCATCTCGAAGGTGCGGCAGGAAACCTTTCTCACCTACGAACCGCTCCTGCTGCTTGCTCTGATCTATCTGTGCCTTACGGGCATTCTGGTGGTCGCCTTCCGCTATTTCGAAAACCGCATACCGACGCGTGGTGCCTGACATGAAGCTCTCTGCCGCCATCGACAATGCCATGCCGGAACTCGTCGCGATCCGCCGTGACCTGCACGCCCATCCGGAACTGGGGCTGGAAGAGACGCGAACCTCCGCCTTCATTGCGCGGCACCTGAATGCGCTTGGCTACACGGTAACGACGGGACTTGCGAAGACTGGCGTGGTCGGCACGCTGAGGTGCGGCACCGGCTCACGCTCGATCGGCATCCGCGCCGATATCGACGCGCTGCCAATTCACGAGGAGACCGGCCTCGACTATGCCAGCAGGACGCCCGGGCTGATGCATGCCTGCGGCCATGACGGCCATACGGCGATGTTGCTCGGCGCCGCCCGTGCGCTTACCGAACGGAGGAATTTCGACGGCACGATCCATCTCATCTTCCAGCCGGCCGAGGAGAATTGCGGCGGCGCGAAGATCATGATCGACGAAGGCCTGTTCGAGAAATTCCCCTGCGACGCGGTGTTCGCGCTTCACAACGAACCGAACCTTCCGTTCGGCCGGTTCGCCCTGCGCGAGGGGCCGATCATGGCGGCCGTGGACGAGGCGCGTATCACCGTTCATGGCCGCGGCGGTCACGGGGCCGAACCGCAGGAGACCGCCGATCCGATCGTCTGCGGCGCCAGCATCGTCATGGCACTGCAGTCCATTGTGTCGCGCAACATCCACCCAATGGACCCGACCGTTGTCACGGTCGGCGCCTTTCACGCCGGCTCCGCGAGCAACATCATCCCGGAACGGGCCGAGATCGTCGTCGGCATTCGCTCCTTCGACCCCGCCGTTCGTGACGAGCTGGAGCGCCGCATCCGCATGGTCGCGGAGGCGCAGGCGGCAAGCTTCGGCATGCGCGCCACCGTCGACTACCAGCGAAGCTATGACGCGACGATCAACCACAGGGCCGAAACCGATTTCGTGCGCAACCTTGCGATCCGCTTCGCCGGCACCGACAAGGTCGTCGACCTGGCGCGGCCCTTCATGGGCAGCGAGGATTTCGCCTATATGCTGCAGCAGAGGCCGGGCACGTATTTCTTCCTCGGATCAAGAGTGACAGGCGAGGAGAAGCCGCTCCACCATCCCGGTTACAACTTCAACGACGATTTGCTGCCGATCGGCGCCGCCTTCTGGACTGAACTGGCAGAGGCCTATCTCGCGCGAAGCTGAGAGCATCGGACCCGCAAAATGCCGCAGGCGAAACATTGCCGCAGTGTGACAACGTGGCGATCCGGCTGTCATTGACCTTTGCCAATTTTGCGTCAGATTCAATCACACGATGAAATGGCGGTTCCGGCTGACAGGCGGGCGCCTGGCTTTCCGCTACTGCATGTTTCCTTAAATCAGCCGATTTAAGGATAAAAACATGCAGCAATTTAAAGTGTTACAGCGTCCTTTGTGCGTCTGAAACGACGCACGGCGCTGTAGTGCCCAAGAGGATCACGTCGTGTTTGAATCCTTCGACGCAACCATGCTCGCCCGCATGCAGTTTGCCTTTACCGTCTCGTTCCACATCATCTTTCCCGCCTTCTCCATCGGGCTTGCCAGCTACCTCGCCGTCCTCGAAGCTCTCTGGCTGTGGAAGAAGGACGAGGTCTACCTGGAGCTCTTCAACTTCTGGAAGACGATCTTCGCTGTCACCTTCGGCATGGGCGTCGTTTCCGGGATCGTCATGTCCTATCAGTTCGGCACCAACTGGAGCGTGTTTGCCGACAAGGCCGGTCCGATCATCGGCCCATTGATGGGCTACGAGGTGCTGACGGCTTTCTTCCTGGAAGCCGGCTTCCTCGGCGTTATGCTCTTCGGCCTGAACCGTGTCGGTCCAAGACTGCATTTTTTCGCAACCGCCATGGTGGCGATCGGCACGCTGATCTCGGCCACCTGGATCCTGTCCGCCAACTCCTGGATGCAGACCCCAGCGGGCTTTGCGGTAAACGAAGCCGGTCAGTTCACGCCGGTAGACTGGTGGGCGATCATCTTCAACCCGTCCTTCCCGTACCGCCTCGTCCACATGGTGCTCGCTGCCTATCTGACGACGGCGTTCGTCGTCGGCGCCTGCGGCGCCTGGCACCTCTTGCGCCAGACGGCACCACGCCGGTCCCGCACCATGTTCTCGATGGCGATGTGGATGGCGGCGATCGTCGCGCCGATCCAGATCTTGGCCGGCGACCAGCACGGGCTTAACACGCTCGAGCACCAGCCCGCCAAGGTGATGGGGATGGAAGGCCACTTCGAAAGCCATCCCGACGGCGCTCCGCTGGTGTTGTTCGGCATCCCGAATGCGGCCGAGAAACGCATCGATTACGCGATCGAGGTGCCGAAACTGGGGAGCCTCATCCTGAAACACGATCTTAATGCGCCGCTTGCCGGACTGGACACGATCCCCGCCGAATTGCATCCGCCGGTCGCTGTGATCTTCTGGTCGTTTCGTATCATGGTCGGCATCGGCTTCGCCATGCTCGGCATCGGGCTGTGGTCGCTCTGGTGTCGCTACCACGGTACGCTCGCCAGCGATCCCTGGCTCCACCGCGCCGCCGTGCTGATGGGTCCCGCCGGCTTCGTCGCCGTTCTGGCGGGATGGGTGACCACGGAGGTGGGCCGGCAGCCTTACACGGTCTACGGCCACCTGCTGACGGCCAATTCGATCGCGCCGATCGAAGCTCCTGCCGTTTCCGCCTCGCTTCTGGCATTCATCATCGTCTACTTCTTCGTCTTTGGCGCGGGAACCTTCTACATCCTGCGGCTGATGGCGCGGCTACCGCGCGATACCATGCCGGAGCTCGACGAGGGACCGATCCGTACGGCCGGCGTCGCACACGGCCCGGCGAGCGCCAAATCTCATGGAGCACATCATGGACTTTGATCTGCCACTGATCTGGGCCGCCATCATTGCCTTTGCCGTTCTGGCCTATGTCGTTCTCGACGGCTTCGACCTCGGCGTCGGTATCCTTTTCCCGCTCTTCCCCGAGAAGCACGATCGCGACGTGATGATGAACTCGGTTGCCCCCGTCTGGGATGGCAACGAGACCTGGCTCGTGCTCGGCGGCGGCGGCCTGATGGCCGTCTTCCCGCTTGCCTATGCGACGGTCCTGCCGGCGCTCTATGCGCCGATCATCGCAATGCTGATCGGCCTGATCTTCCGGGGCGTCGCGTTCGAATATCGCTGGCGCACGAAGCGCGCCGAATTTTTATGGAACTGGGCCTTTGCCGGCGGCTCGATGCTGGCCGCCTTCGCGCAAGGGATCGCACTCGGCGCGCTGGTCCAGGGCATACCGGTCGAAAACCGCGCCTATGCCGGCAGTTGGTGGGACTGGCTGACGCCCTTTTCCATCGTGACCGGCATCGCGATCGTCGTCGGCTACGCCTTGCTCGGCGCCACCTGGCTCGTCATGAAGACCCACGGCGATCTCGCCGAACGGGCACGCGCAATTGCGCTCAAATGCTGCTTTGCGACCATCGGGGCGATGGGTGTCGTCAGTCTCTGGACGCCATTTCTCGATCCGGTCTATCTGCAGCGCTGGTTCGGCTGGCCGACGGCAATCTTCAGCGTGATCGTGCCCCTGCTTGTCCTCGGTTGCCTGTATCTGCTCATCAAAGGCATTCGCGACCGGCATGACGTGCAGCCGTTCATTGCGGCGCTCGGCCTTTTCATCCTCGGCTACATCGGCATCGGCATCAGTTTCTATCCCTACATGGTGCCGCCGTCGCTCACCATCTGGGAAGCGGCTGCGCCGGAGGAAAGCCTTGCCTTCCTGCTTGCTGGTGCGCTCGTGCTCGTACCGATCATCCTTGCCTATACTGGCTACGCCTATTGGGTTTTCCGCGGCAAGGTCGATCCGGAGGAGGGCTACCATTGATGCGGGCGGACGGCACCGGCCGGAAGCTTCTCTGGTTTGTCGCGCTCTGGCTTGCAGGGGTGGCTGCAGTCAGCATCGTCGGCCTCGCGATCAAACTGGTGCTGGGCACATAGAGCGAGATGAGGAAAGTGTGCGCGGTTTTCCGCCTGCATGCCGCTTTAACTCATTAGAACCGAAAAAAGGCTCGCTCAAGTTTTGGGGCCTAACGTCTGCATACACATCGGCAGGCGAACGCCGGTGGAGACAGGACCGCACCCTCCTCCCTTGCGATCGCCTGCCGAGGTGACCACTCCGTAAGCCACAGTGCCCGATCGCTGCGGCCGTTTTGCCTCTTCTCAGCCACGCTTCCCTTTGCTAGCAGTTCGGCCGCGACAAACCCTTCAGCGCCGCGCGTCCTGCCAAACGCGCAAAGGACGCTGTAGCACTTTGAATCTCTGCATGTTTTTGTTCTTAAATCGAGGTCGATTTTAGGAGACATGCAGTGGGGCGGCTTCCGCCCCGCAGGAGCTGGACAAGCGATGCAGAAGACCCCCGCAGAATGCACGACAATGGCGGATGTGCGTGTCGAGATCGATCGGCTCGACCGCGCCCTGATGAAGTTGCTCGCGGAGCGCTGGAGTTATATCGATCGTGCAGCCGAAATAAAGCGCCCGCTCAAATTGAGAGCCGATATCCCGGCACGCGTGGCCGAAGTGCGGGAAAATGCGCGCAGGCACGCGAGCGAACTCGGCCTCGATCCCGATTTCTACGAGGGCATCTGGGCCCAACTGATCGATCATGCCATCGCGCACGAACGCCGGCTGCTCGGCGAGGCTGACGAGTAGCGTCGCTGTCCAGGCGGAAAGCCGGCACACTTTCCGGGAATTGGCGGCGCGCCAGGCACAGTGATCCTGACCCTCTTCTTCAGACCGCCTTGTCATAGCTGTTCTTGCGGCTGAGATAGCCCTCCCAGTCGAAGGCGCTCTGGACGATGTCTTCGAGGCTTGCATGGGTCGGCACCCAGTCGAGCTTCAGCCGCGCAAGCGAGGAGTCCGCGACGACCTGCGCAGCGTCGCCTGGACGCCGCGGTGCATAGTCCACGCGGAAATCACGCCCTGACACTCGCCGCACTGTGTCGAGAACCTGCAGCACAGAAAAGCCTTTGCCGTAACCGCAATTGCTCGTCAGCGGTTCACCGCCGCTCCTGAGATAGCCGAGCGCGTCCTTGTGTGCCGTGACCAGATCAGCAACGTGGATATAATCCCGAATGCCGGTGCCGTCGGCAGTCGGATAGTCGGTTCCGTAGACATCGACCTTGCGGCGTACGCCGCGAGCCGCTTCGCATGCGACCTTGATGAGGTGAGTGGCACCGGCCGTCGATTGCCCGGCACGACCGAGCGGGTCCGCCCCGGCGACGTTGAAATAGCGCAGCACGACATAGCGGAAATCGTAAGCGGCCGCGGCATCCTGCAGCATGATTTCCGACATCAGCTTCGAGCGGCCATAGGGGCTCTCGGGACGCAACGCGGCCGTCTCCTTGACCGGATCGGCGGTATCCTGCGTGCCGTAAACCGCCGCGGTCGATGAGAAGACGAAGTGGCGAATACCGGCCGCTATCATCGCGGCGATCAGCGTGCGCGTCTTCGCCGTGTTGTTTTCGTAATAGGTAAGCGGGTCGGCGACGGACTCCGGAACGACCGCTGATCCCGCGAAATGGATGACGGCATCGATCTCGTTTTCCGCGAAGATCCTGCCAAGCAGCGTCCTGTTGCCGACGTCCCCGAAATAGAACTTTGCTTCCGGCGCGATCGCCCAGCGGAAGCCTGTCGACAACCGGTCAACCACCACGACAGACTCGCCCGCATCGAGCAGCGACCACACCATGT from Sinorhizobium garamanticum harbors:
- a CDS encoding ABC transporter permease encodes the protein MTNETTHALAITPEDLPKGENFFKPHRIALILFAAALIVAVAFLMRWDWLPRYLPRLGWGILVSMVMLFSTSILGFLLAVPLGLVQVTGPWYLKGLARIFCTVIRGTPLLLQLWLLYYGLGSLFPQFPAIRHSFLWPYLREAWPYGVAALTISFAAYEGEVMRGAFAGVPAGELEAARAYGMSRWIMFRRIWLPRAIHRALPTLNGETVLQLKSTPLVATITVVDVYAVISKVRQETFLTYEPLLLLALIYLCLTGILVVAFRYFENRIPTRGA
- a CDS encoding M20 aminoacylase family protein; translated protein: MKLSAAIDNAMPELVAIRRDLHAHPELGLEETRTSAFIARHLNALGYTVTTGLAKTGVVGTLRCGTGSRSIGIRADIDALPIHEETGLDYASRTPGLMHACGHDGHTAMLLGAARALTERRNFDGTIHLIFQPAEENCGGAKIMIDEGLFEKFPCDAVFALHNEPNLPFGRFALREGPIMAAVDEARITVHGRGGHGAEPQETADPIVCGASIVMALQSIVSRNIHPMDPTVVTVGAFHAGSASNIIPERAEIVVGIRSFDPAVRDELERRIRMVAEAQAASFGMRATVDYQRSYDATINHRAETDFVRNLAIRFAGTDKVVDLARPFMGSEDFAYMLQQRPGTYFFLGSRVTGEEKPLHHPGYNFNDDLLPIGAAFWTELAEAYLARS
- a CDS encoding cytochrome ubiquinol oxidase subunit I — protein: MFESFDATMLARMQFAFTVSFHIIFPAFSIGLASYLAVLEALWLWKKDEVYLELFNFWKTIFAVTFGMGVVSGIVMSYQFGTNWSVFADKAGPIIGPLMGYEVLTAFFLEAGFLGVMLFGLNRVGPRLHFFATAMVAIGTLISATWILSANSWMQTPAGFAVNEAGQFTPVDWWAIIFNPSFPYRLVHMVLAAYLTTAFVVGACGAWHLLRQTAPRRSRTMFSMAMWMAAIVAPIQILAGDQHGLNTLEHQPAKVMGMEGHFESHPDGAPLVLFGIPNAAEKRIDYAIEVPKLGSLILKHDLNAPLAGLDTIPAELHPPVAVIFWSFRIMVGIGFAMLGIGLWSLWCRYHGTLASDPWLHRAAVLMGPAGFVAVLAGWVTTEVGRQPYTVYGHLLTANSIAPIEAPAVSASLLAFIIVYFFVFGAGTFYILRLMARLPRDTMPELDEGPIRTAGVAHGPASAKSHGAHHGL
- the cydB gene encoding cytochrome d ubiquinol oxidase subunit II, which codes for MDFDLPLIWAAIIAFAVLAYVVLDGFDLGVGILFPLFPEKHDRDVMMNSVAPVWDGNETWLVLGGGGLMAVFPLAYATVLPALYAPIIAMLIGLIFRGVAFEYRWRTKRAEFLWNWAFAGGSMLAAFAQGIALGALVQGIPVENRAYAGSWWDWLTPFSIVTGIAIVVGYALLGATWLVMKTHGDLAERARAIALKCCFATIGAMGVVSLWTPFLDPVYLQRWFGWPTAIFSVIVPLLVLGCLYLLIKGIRDRHDVQPFIAALGLFILGYIGIGISFYPYMVPPSLTIWEAAAPEESLAFLLAGALVLVPIILAYTGYAYWVFRGKVDPEEGYH
- a CDS encoding chorismate mutase family protein — its product is MQKTPAECTTMADVRVEIDRLDRALMKLLAERWSYIDRAAEIKRPLKLRADIPARVAEVRENARRHASELGLDPDFYEGIWAQLIDHAIAHERRLLGEADE
- the galE gene encoding UDP-glucose 4-epimerase GalE, whose product is MAILVTGGAGYIGSHMVWSLLDAGESVVVVDRLSTGFRWAIAPEAKFYFGDVGNRTLLGRIFAENEIDAVIHFAGSAVVPESVADPLTYYENNTAKTRTLIAAMIAAGIRHFVFSSTAAVYGTQDTADPVKETAALRPESPYGRSKLMSEIMLQDAAAAYDFRYVVLRYFNVAGADPLGRAGQSTAGATHLIKVACEAARGVRRKVDVYGTDYPTADGTGIRDYIHVADLVTAHKDALGYLRSGGEPLTSNCGYGKGFSVLQVLDTVRRVSGRDFRVDYAPRRPGDAAQVVADSSLARLKLDWVPTHASLEDIVQSAFDWEGYLSRKNSYDKAV